Below is a window of Bifidobacterium asteroides DNA.
TGGCCACATCCTTGGGGTACATGATCTGGGCGCCGCGAGGCATGGAGAGGATATAGTCCTCCAGCCGGGGGCGCATGACGGTGAAGGCCCAGCCGCCGATGCTTCGCGAAGACTTCCATGGCTGGGCCCTGTCAGACGCCTCTGTATCAGTGTGGTCATTCGGCTTGTGACGCATCTGCCGCCACTCGTCAGCCGAAATTGTGACGACCACGGATCCCTCGGGCAGACCAATCATGGCCTCGTGCGGCAGAAGACCATGGTCGGTCTGGGTCAGGCCGCCAGGTTCCAGCATCACCGTCAGCTTGCGGCCGCGCCGGTCGGTCAGCTGGACCCGCTCCCCTACACTCAGCGGACCGTTTCTAAGGCTCATGCCCCCTCAGTCCTCCTCGCCCTTGGTGAACTGGGAGTTGTAGAGGGAGGCATAGGCGCCGCCACGCTCCAGAAGCTGGTCGTGGGTGCCCTGCTCGACCACCGAGCCGTGGTTGACCACCAGGATCAGGTCGGCGTCGCGGATGGTGGACAGCCTATGCGCGATGACGAAGGAGGTCCTGCCCTTGCGCAGGGTGTTCATGGCCTGCTGGACCAGCAGCTCGGTCCTGGTGTCCACTGAGGATGTGGCCTCGTCCAGGATCAGGATGTCCGGATCGGACAGAAAGGCCCGGCAGATGGTCATCAGCTGGCGTTCGCCCTGGCTGAGCTCGCTGCTGTCCTCGTTGAGAACGGTGTCATAACCTTGGGGCAGCTTGCGGATGAACTCGTCCACGTGGGTGGCCTTGGCGCCCTCGATCATGGTCTGCTCAGGGATGGTCTGCCCCTCGCCCAATCCGTAGAGCAGGTTGTCGCGAACAGTGCCGTCGAAGAGCCAGGTGTCCTGCAGGACCATGCCGAAGTGGCTGCGCAGGTCTTGGCGCGTCACTCTGGAGGTGTCCACGCCGTCGATGGTGATGCGCCCGCCCTGGATCTCGTAGAAGCGCATGAGCAGGTTGACCAGGGTGGTCTTGCCCGCCCCAGTCGGCCCGACGATGGCGATGGTCTGCCCAGGCTTGGCTTCGATGGACAGGTCCTTGATCAGCGGCTCAGCCGGATCGTAAGAGAAGCGGACGTGGTCGAAGCGGACATGGCCCTCGACCTTGCCTCCGGTCTCCTGGCCCAGATGGTCGGGATGCTCGATGTCCGGCATCTCCTCGGCCTCGTCCAGGAAGTCGAAGACCCTGCGGCAGGAGGCCAGGGAAGATTGGAGCATGGTGCCCATGGAGGCCAGCTGGCCGATGGGCTGGGAGGCCTGACGGGTGTACTGGGTGAAGGCCTGCAGGCCGCCCAGGCTCATGCTTCCGTTGAGCACGTGCACGCCGCCGACGATGACTACGATCACGAAGCTCAAGTTGCCGAAGAAGGTCGACATAGGCGTGACCAGAGCCGAGAAGAAGGACGCCTTGAAGCTGGCCTGGTAGAGCTCCTGGTTGCGCTCCTCAAACTCCTCCTCCGCCTTGCGTTGGTGGCCGAAGGCCCGGACCACCATGTGGCCGGAGAACATCTCCTCCACGTGGCTGTTTACCTGGCCGGTGCGAATCCACTGCCTGGTGAACTGCGGCTGGGTCTTCTTGAGGATGATGCCCGCGCACAGGGCCATGACCGGGATGATGATGAAAGCGATCAGGGTCAGCAGGGGCGAGATGGTCAGCATCATGATGAAGGCGCCGATGATGGAGAAGACCGAAAAGAGCAGCTCGCCCAGAATCTGCTGCAGGGTGCCCGAGATGTTGTCGATGTCGTTGGTGGTCCGGCTCATGACTTCGCCGCGCGGGGTCCGGTCGAAGTACTGCAGGGGCAGCCGGTCCAGCTTGTCCTCGATCTGCCTGCGCATGGTGTAGACCGCGTCGGAGACCAGCCGGGTCATCAAAAAGTTCTGCACCAGCCTGACCAAGATGGAAATCAGGTAGATGCCGATGACAAACATGAGGATGGTGCCAAAGCGCCCCCAATCGATGCCCACGCCCACCTGGACGTTCATGGAGTCGATCATCCGGGCGAACTTGTCCTGGCCGCGGGACTGCAGGTAGGTGACCACAGCCTGCTTGGGGGTGCCGGGCTTGGCGCCCATCTTGACCAGCATGGAACCCAGCAGTCCCTCGAAGAGGACGTTGGTGGCCTCGCCCATGACCTTGGGTCCGATGACTATCATGGCCACGGCGGTCATGCCGGCGAGGACCATGACAATGACCCTCCAGGGGCTGACCAGCAGGTAACGGACCAGTCGGCCCACGGTGTGACGGTGTGCACCCACAGCTTGCGAGCCTGTATTTACGCTCAAGTTCTTAGCCATCTACTCGGCCCTCCCCTCGTCAATGCTGAGCTCTTCCACGTCGGGACCCTGCCCGCCCTGGGACTGGACGATCTCCTGATAGGTTGGGCAGTCCTCCATGAGCTGGTCGTGGGTGCCCCGGCCCACGATGCGGCCTCGGGCCAGGACCAGAATCTGGTCGGCCTGGCGGATGGATGCCGCCCTCTGGGCCACGACGATCTGGGTGGCCTCGCGGGTGACCGGCACCAAGGCCTCATGCAGGGCGCGGTCGGTGGTCATGTCCAGTGCGGAGAAGGAGTCGTCGAAGGTGTAGATGCGGGGGTTGCGCAGGATGGCCCTGGCCATGCAGAGCCGCTGCTTCTGCCCGCCAGAGAAGTTGGTGCCGCCCTCAGCCACACGAGCGTCCAGGCCCTCGGGGATCTCACGAACGAAGTCCTCGGCCTGGGCGATGCGCAGGGCCTGCCAGATGCGGTCGTCGTCGGCATCAGGGTCCCCGTAGTGCATGTTGTCACGGATGGTGCCGGTGAAGAGGGTGGCCTTCTGCGGGACCGGCCCAAAGATCAGGGCCAGCCGGTCGGGGTCGTACTCGCGCACGTCATGGCCATCCACCAGGACCTGGCCGTCGGTGACGTCGAACATGCGGTTGGCCAGTCGGATGATGGTGGACCTGCCGGATCCGGTGGCCCCGATGAGGGCCGTCGTGGTGCCCGGCCGGGCGGTGAAGGAAATGTCCGAAAGGACCGGATCCTGGGCGCCCGGGTAGCTGAAGTCCACGTGCTTGAACTCCAACAGTCCCTGGGGGTGCTCATTGCGGTAGGGGTGCTCGGGAGCGGTGATCTCGCTGGTGGCCTCCAGGACCTCATTGATCCTTCGGGCGGCCACAGCAGCCCTGGGCAGCATGACCGACATCATGGCGGCCATCATCAGGCCAGACAGGATGATCATCAGGTACTGGATGAATGCCTGCAGGGCGCCGATCTGCATGGCTCCGGAGTCGATACGGCGGCCGCCGAACCACATGATGGCCACGTTGGACATGTTCAGCAGGAACCACATGAGCGGCACCATCATGCTCATCAGCCGGCCGGTGGAGATCAGGACGCCGTAGACGTCGCGGTTGGCCCTGTCGAAGCGGGCGGCCTCGGTCTTCTCGCGGACGAAGGCGCGGATGACGCGCACGCCGGAGATCTGCTCGCGGACCAGGCGGTTGACCGAGTCCAGCATGTTCTGCAGGCGGGTGAACAGGGGTCCCATCCTGCCCATGAGCACCAGGGCCACCAGGAGGACCAGGGGGACGATGACCGCCAGGGACCAGGTCAGGGGGCCGTCCTGGCGCAGGGCCAGAATCAGGCCGCCGATCAGCATGACCGGGGCCTGCAGAATGATCATCAGAGTCTGCATGGTGGTCATCTGCATCTGCTGGACGTCGTTGGTGGTGCGGGTGATCAGGGAACCTGCCGAAAAGCGCTCGATCTCGTTGAGGCTGAAGCCCTCCACCGAGGCGAACAGGTCCCTGCGCAGCTCGTAGCCCATCCTCATGGCCAGCCGGGTCGCGCAGTAGACGGCGACCACGTTGGCCACGATCTGGATGGCGGTGATGCCCATCATCTGCCAGCCGATCCGGTAGATGGCATTCTGGTCGCCTACGGCCACGCCCTTGTCGATGATGTCTGCCTGCAGGTTGGGCAGGTAGAGGTTCAAGGCCGTCTGCGCCACCTGAAAGAGCACCAGAACGGCCACCTGGAGCCAGTAAGGCCGCAGGTAGCGAGTCCATATCTTGATCACGTCAACATCCTTCACGCTTACAGGTCTGCCGCGGTCCCCGGCAGACAAACCACCACAGTCTATACCCATGCCCTGGGGAACGAATTTGCTATTCCTTGAGCTGATAGGGGCGTGTCAGAACGGGTCCGCGGGCAGTAACGTTCAGACGGCGAAGGCACCCCAGCGTCCGCCGCGGTGAACCACGGTCAGGTCCAGACCGAAGAGCTCGCTCAGGCGCGGACCGGTCAGTCCACCCTCCAAGGGTCCCTGATAGACGATGGTGCCCGGATCCGGATCGCCGGTGTCTTCGGTGTCGGCAGGACGCCGACCCATCATGGCTATCCGATCGAAACCCGGAGGAATCTCCTCAAGCCGGTGGGTGACCAGGATGACCGTGCGGTCCTTGTCCTCGCGGCCGATGTCGCTCAAGGCCCTGAGCACCAGCTCCCGGCCGCCTAGGTCCAGCCCGGTGGTCGGCTCGTCCAAGATAAGCAAATCAGGATTGGCCATCAGCGCCCGGCAAATCAGCACCCGGCCGCGCTCCCCCTCAGAGAGCCGGTACATGCGCTTGCCCTTGAGGTAGGCGATGCCGAACCGGTCCATGAGGGCCAGGGTGGCCTCCTCCTGATCGGGCGTAAAGGTCTCCTTCCAACGTCCCGTGGTGTCGCTGAAGGCAGTCAGCACCACGTCGTAGGGATCCTCCTGGGGGCTGATGGTCTTGGCCAGGCCGGCCGAGGCCAGCCCTATCCGATGCCGGTAGGAGAAGACGTTCACCTTGCCCAACCGGTTGCCCAGGATGTCCACACTGCCGCTGCTGGGGAAACCCCGGGTGCTCATCATGGCCACCAAGGTTGATTTGCCCACGCCATTGGGCCCGAAGAGCACCCACTTCTGCCCTTGTCCCACCTCAAGGTCGACATCGTCCAGTATGACCCGGCCCTGACGGCGGAATCCTACGTGGTGCATGAGCACGGCCTGTTTTTCAGCCACGCTTTCGCCCATGGTCACAGGGCCGTTCCATAGGAGTCCAGGCGGGGATTGTCTCGGTTGCCTCCCACCAGGAAGAGCCCCAGCACGCCCAGACAGAAGACCGCCGCTATGGCGATGGTGGCCCAGATGGGAACATGGGGCAGCCACATGCAGACCAGGAAGGCCAAGCCTGAACAGATGATCAGGGCCCAGACCAGGATTCGCAGCCACTGACGCACGCCGCTGGGAGCCTTCAGCAGACGAGGGTTGCGGTCGTTGGGGTCCACGGAGTCCTTCTGCAACAGGTCGTCGGTGTGCCCGGCAGGCTTCCACTCGGCGCCCTGGCCCGCCTCAAGCCGACGGGAGCGCTCCTGCAAGGCCCGTTCATCCATCACTCCGGCCCTGCCCTTGGCCGTCATCCTCCGGTCGTCGCTGCCGCCACGGCGGCTCCGCTTGGCCTGCGCCCTACGTTCAGCGCGGTTGGTCATATCCCACTGCCTCCATCCCTTCGATCGGCACCATACCTTTTCATATTAGCGTGGGCGCCGGTCGGCCGCAGGTAGGGTCATGGCGCGCTCATCGGCTCGTATGAGGGCAGGCAGTTCGGTGGCACCGGTCAGATATCGGTCCACGGCAGCCGCACAGGAACGGCCCTCCGCCAAGGCCCAAACCACCAGGGACTGGCCACGCCCGGCATCACCGCAGACAAAAATGCCGTCACGGTCAGTGGCGTAGTCGGCATCACGGGCCACGTTGCCGTGAGCGTCCAGGCCTACGCCGGTCTGTCCGGTCAGGGCGGCCGTCTCCGGATGGGCAAAGCCAACGCTGATCAGAACCAAGTCGGCAGGCAGGACGCGTTCGGTATCGGGATGAGGGATGATTCGGTCCTGATCGTCACGACTGACGTCGACCACGCGAACGCCACGCACCCGTCCCTCACGGTTCCGGTCGAAGCCGGTGGGGACACTGGTCTGGTCCAGATTGATCCGGTCATCGGAACTGTCGCCCAGGTACTCCAGGCTGTCCACTGAGTACTCATAGCGGCCGCCTTCCTCCATGGAGGAGGTGGGGTTGTAGAGCCGGGCATAGGTCGGCCAAGGCCGGTTGTCGGGTCTGGAAGGTGGCTCCCGGGGCCGGATCTGCAGGACGGTGACCGACTTGGCGCCTTGACGCAGGGCCGTGCCCAGGCAGTCCGACCCGGTGTCGCCGCCACCGATGATGATGACGTCCTTGCCGGCTGCATCGATGTCGTTGATGGGCTCGCGGCCCATGAGTTTGCGGGTGGGGTTGGGCAGGAAGTCCATGGCGTAGTGGATGCCCTTGAGCTCCCGTCCGGGCAGATCCACCCGCCGGGGTTCGGTGGAACCAATGGCCACCACCAAGGCGTCATAGCGGGCCCGCAGCTGATCCCAGCCCAGGTCTTGGCCGATTTCGACGCTAGTGCGGAATCGAGTCCCCTCGGCCTCCATCTGCTCCAGCCGACGGTCCAGCAGGGACTTCTCCAGCTTAAAGGCAGGAATGCCGTAGCGCAGCAGCCCGCCAATGGCATCGGCGCGCTCGTAGACCACGACCGTGTGCCCGGCCCGGGTCAGCTGCTGGGCACAGGCCAGCCCTGCGGGGCCCGACCCGACCACAGCCACAGTCATATCGGTCAGCCTCTGAGGCGGTCGGGGCTTGACCAGGCCCAGGGACCAGGCCTGGTCGATGATGGTCTGCTCGTCCAGTTTGATGGTGGTGGCCGGCTGGTGGATGGAGAGCACGCAGGAGGATTCGCAGGGAGCCGGGCAGATCCGTCCCGTGAACTCCGGGAAGTTGTTGGTCAGGCTGAGCCGCTCGTAGGCTTCCTCCCAGCGTCCTCGGGACAGCAGGTCGTTGAACTCGGGGATCAGGTTGCCCAGGGGACAGCCGGTCATGCAGAAGGGGGTGCCGCAGTCCATGCAGCGGGCGGCCTGCTCGGCGGTCCAGGGACCTGGACCAGTGGTCTGATGCACGTCCCGCCAGTCCTTCAGGCGTTCAGCCACTGGGCGTTCGGCGAGCTCGTGCCGGGTGCGTACCTTGAGGAATCCCTTGGGGTCGACCATATCAGTGCGCTCCTTCCATGACCTGGGCGTAGGTGGCGTCCCAGACGCCGGGCGCGTTGAAGTCCACCTGCTCGCGCTCGGCCTTTTCCATGGCCTTCTTCATGGCCAGATAACGGCGGGGAACCAGATGGGTGAACCGAGCCAGCGCGCTTGGCCAGTCCTCCATCAGGGCGGCCGCAGCCTTTGATCCGGTCAGCCGGACATGCTCGGCGACGAGATCTCTGAGCATGGCCGCCTGGTCCCGGTCGGGCTCCAGGGCCAGCAGGGAGCCGTCATTCCAGGCTTCAGGATTGAGCCGTGAGGCATCCATATCCAGCAGGTAGACATCCCCTCCCGAGAAGCCAGCGCCGAAGTTGCGTCCAGTGGAACCCAGAACCACTACCAGGCCGCCGGTCATATACTCGCAGCCGTGGTCGCCCAGGCCCTCGACCACGAAGCGGCCGCCCCCGTTGCGCACGGCAAAGCGCTCCCCGGCCCGTCCAGCTACGAACATATCGCCTGAGGTGGCACCGAATCCTGCCACATTGCCGCAGATGACGGTTTGGTGCGGATCGAAGCGAACTCCCTGGGCAGCGTGGAGGACCAGACGACCGCCGGACAGGCCCTTGCCTGCATAGTCGTTAGCCTCGCCGATCACCCGGATGGTCTCGCCACGAGGGATGAAGGCGCCCAGGGACTGTCCGGCAGAACCTGTCAGCGTGATGTCCACGGTGTTCCGCGGCAGGCCGGCTGCCCCGTATTTGCGAGTGATCCTATAGCCCAGCATGGTGCCCACGCTCCGGTTGACGTTGCGCACGGCTCCCTTGACGGCCACCGGCCGACCCTCATCCAAGGCGTCGACGGCCTGATTGATCAAGTCCACATCCAGGGACTTGTCCAGTTCGTGATCCTGAGCCTGGGTGTGATGCAGCACAGTGCCTGGGGTGGGGCCCGGCTTGCGCAGGATGGCGTCCAGGTTGATGCCCTGGCTTTTCCAGGCGTGCACAGAGGTGTCCCGGCGCAGGCACTCCACGTGGCCGACCGCCTCCTCCAGGCTGGTGAAGCCCAGGGATGCCAGGATCTCCCGCACTTGGCGGGCCATGAACGTAAAGAAGTTGACCAGGTCCTCGGGCCGACCGGTGAAGCGCGAACGCAGCTCCGGATCCTGGGTGGCAATGCCCTGGGGGCAGGTGTTCTTGTGACAGGCCCTCATCATGACGCAACCCTCCACCTGCAGCGCCGTGGTGGCGAAGCCGAACTCCTCGGCCCCCAGCAGAGCTGCTATGACCACATCGCGGCCGGTCTTGAGCTCACCGTCGCACTGGACCACAATCCGCGAGCGCAGGTCGTTCATGACCAGGGTCTGCTGGGTCTCGGCCAGACCCAGCTCCCAGGGGGTTCCCGCGTGCTTGATGGCATTGAGGGGCGCCGCTCCTGTGCCGCCGTCCTGGCCGGAGATGAGGACCACGTCGGCATGGCACTTGGCCACGCCTGCGGCCACGGTTCCCACCCCGTGCTCGGAGACCAGCTTGACATGGATGCGGGCTCGAGGGTTGGCCATCTTCAGGTCGTGGATGAGCTGCTTGAGGTCCTCGATGGAGTAGATGTCATGGTGGGGAGGAGGCGAGATGAGCTCGACCCCGGGTGTGGAGCGCCTGACCTGGGCTATCCAGGGCGGGACCTTGGCGCCGGGAAGGTGTCCGCCTTCACCCGGCTTGGCTCCCTGGGCCAGCTTGATCTGCAAGTCGGCGGCCGAGACCAGGTAGTCGCTGGTCACCCCGAACCGAGCCGAGGCCACCTGCTTGATGCGGCTGGTCCTGGCAGGGTCTGCAATCCGGTCCGGAGACTCGCCGCCCTCGCCCGAGTTGGACCTGGCCCCCAGCCGATTCATGGCCAGGGCCATGGTCTCATGAGCCTCCTGGGAAATGGACCCATAGCTCATGGCGCCGGTGGAGAAGCGGGTGACGATGGACTCGGCGGGCTCCACCTGGTCCAGTGGTATGGGTGCCCTGCCGGAGTGCAGCTCCATGAGGCCACGCAGGGTCATGCCCCGCTTGGCCGCCGCGTTCACATGGTCGGTGTAGGCCCTGAAGAGCCCGTAGTCCCCGCGCTTGGTGGACTGCTGGAGCAGAAAGATGGATTCGGGGTCGTTCAGATGGTCCTCGCCGGTGCGCCGCCAGTGGTAGTTGCCGCCTGTCTCCAGATCATGCCCGGATCCGGCGGTCCACTCGATGGGGTAGGCCACCCGGTGGCGCTGGGCCACCTCGGCAGCTATCTCATCCAGGCCTATGCCGCCCACCAGGGAGGTGGTGCCGGTGAACCAGCGGTCAATGACCTCACGGCTCAGCCCGACGGCCTCGAAGAGCTGGGAGCCACGGTAGGACATAATGGTGCTCACGCCCATCTTGCTCATGATTTTCAGGACCCCGGTGCTCAGGGCCCTGACCAGGTTGGCAGAGGCCTTTTTGGCGTCCACATGCAGGTCGCCGCTGTTGGCCAGGTTCTCCACGGACTCCAGGGCCAGGTAGGGGTTGACGCAGGCGGCGCCGTAAGCGATCAGCAGGGCCACATGGTGGACCTCGCGCACATCGCCGGCCTCCACTGCCAAAGAGACCTGCGTGCGGGTATGCTGACGAAGCAGATGGTGCTGGACTGCCCCAGTCAGCAGCAGGGAGGGTATGGGTCCCCAGATGTGGTTGGAGTCCCTGTCTGACAGGACAAGCACATTGCAGCCCTCCTCGATGGCCTGGTCCACCTCCCTTTCGATGGCTTCCAGACGCTCCTCGAGGGCCTTGCCGCCTCCGGCCACTTGGTAGAGGCCGCGGATCAGACGGGGGCGGAAACGGCCTTCCAGGACTGGCGCCCGGTCCAGGCGCTTGATCTGTGCCATCTGCACGGAGTCCACCACAGGCAGGTCGACGTGGATTTTCCAGGCGTGCTCGGGGGTGTCCTCCAAAAGGTTGGGCTCAGGGCCGATGGCTGAGGCGATGCTGGTCACCAGCTCCTCGCGCTCCCAGTCCAGAGGCGGGTTGGTGACCTGGGCGAATTTCTGGGTGAAGTAGTCGAAGAGCAAGCGGGACCGGCATGAGAGCACGGCGATGGGCGCGTCATTGCCCATGGACCCGATGGGTTCGCCGCCGCTTTCGGCCATGGGCCCCAGCAGCATGGTCAGGTCCTCCCGGGTGTAGCCGAAAGCCTGCTGCCTGCGGTGAACCGAGATGCGCGAGTAATTGACATGCTCGCGCTCGGGAAGGTCGTCCAGACGGACAGTCCGCTCGGAAACCCACTTCCTGTAGGGGTGCAGACCGGCCAGCTGGTGTTTGATCTCATTGTCGGGCACTATCCGGCCCTCTTTGGTGTCCGCCAGGAACATGTGTCCCGGCTCCAGCCTGCCCTTGACGACGATGGATTCCTGGGGCGTATCCTCCAGGACGCCGGCCTCCGAGGCCAGGACCAGGTGGCCGTCCTCGGTCAGCTGCCAGCGGCCCGGACGCAGGCCATTGCGGTCCAGCTGGGCGCCCACCAGGGTTCCGTCGGTGAAGACGATGGCCGCCGGTCCGTCCCAGGGCTCAATCAGTGTGTCGTTGTACTGGTAGAAGGCCTTCAGGTCCGGGTCCATGTCCGGATCCTGCTGCCAGGCCGGAGGCATCATCATGGAGACTGCATGGGGCAGGGACCGTCCGGCCAGGTGAAGCAGCTCCAGGGTCTCGTCGAAGGTGCCCGAGTCTGAGGCGCCAGGCGTATTGACCGGCAGCAGCTGGGCCATGTCGCCCAAGAGCTCCGAGCTCAGCTTTCCCTCGCGGGCCGACATCCAGTTGCGGTTGCCCTGGATGGTGTTGATCTCCCCGTTGTGGGCGATCATCCGGAAGGGCTGGGCCAGGGGCCAGGAGGGGAAGGTGTTGGTGGAGAAGCGGGAGTGGACGATGGCCAGGCGGGCCTTCATGGCCGGATCGCTCAAGTCGGGGAAGAAGCCCTGCAGCTGCTTGGCGGTCAGCATGCCTTTGTAGGTGATGGTCCGGCAGGACAGGGAGGCGAAGTAAACGCCCAGCTCGTGCTCGGCACGCTTGCGGACCCGGTACCCCAGCCGCTCCAGGTCCAGTCCTCCTCGGCCCTGAGGGCCGGCGTCGCACATGATGGGCATAAGGAATCGCGGCATGGAGGCCAGAGCCTGCAGACCCAGTCCGCCCGGGTCGGAGGGCACTGCCCGCCAGGCCAGGACACGCAGTCCCTCCTGGCCTGCAATCGATGCGATGGCCTCCTCCTGGCTGGCAGCCTGTGCCGGATCCCTGTCCAGGAAGGCCATGCCCGCCAGATAGCGGCCGGCTTCAGGCAGATCCTGGTAGACACGGGTGCGCATGAACTCGTCAGGCATGGAGAGCATGATGCCGGCCCCATCGCCGGTGTTGGGCTCGGCTCCCACGGCCCCTCTGTGGTCCAGGTTGACCAGGACGCGGATGCCCTGCTCAACAATCAGTCTTTCGTCCTGTCGGTTGAGGGTGGCCACCATGCCGAAACCGCAGGCATCGTGTTCCGTATCAGGGTCATAGAGCCCTTGCGGGCCGTGGACATGCAGATCGAGGGGGGCCGTGAATGACACCGCAATCACCTCATTCGTGGGACGCGGGCGGGGCCGGCATGCTCCACCCTTGAAGAGCCTGGTCATTGGTGAATAAACACAATAATGCATTCACAGGTGACATCCGTGTAACGTTCCGCAGCGTCTAACGAATTCCTACTGCCTCCAGGACCTGATCGATGACCAGATCATTGAGCAGGCGGCCCCGGCGGGTCACCTGGATCCTGTCGCTCACGGGATGCAGGAGTCCCTGGTCGACCAAAACCTTAAGAATCTTCGGGTCGGCCGGACGACCCGCCTGTCTGGTCAGCCGATCCATTCCTAGGCCTTCAGGCAGGCGCAGGGCCAGCATGACCGTTTCCTCCAGGTCCTGCCTCCAGCCCAGAAGCTCGGCATCCTGCCAGGGCACTTGTCCGGCATCCATGGCGGCTGCCCAGTCCCTGGGGTGGGCGATGTCCCAGGAGCGAATAGCCCGGGCACGCCGCTCCTCCAGGCCGGGCTCCGGCGAAAGCCACCAGTGTGCCATGGAAAGGGCCTCTTGCGCTGTTGACGTTCCTGTGGCTCTGAACCCGGGCGAAACGGAGGGCATGGGCTCCTGCTCCCGGGTTGCTTCCACCGGTGCCATGCCCGTGACCTGGCCTTCCAGAGCACGATAGTGGGAGTGAGCGCCGGGCCCGATGCCAGCCCAGTCCACGTTGTGCCAGTAGCCCAGGTTGTGGCGGCTCTCCTGGCCGGGGCGGGCCCAGTTGGAGATCTCGTACCAGTCAAGGCCTGCCTGGGAGAGCATGTCGTCGGCCATCTCGTACTTGGCCGCCTCGTCATCGTCATCGGGGGCGGGCAGTTGGCCCCGGCGCACAGCACGACCCATCTTGGTGGTGGGTTCCAGGGTCAGGGCATAGGCGGAGACATGGTCCACGCCCAGGTCCAAGGCAGCCTGCAGGCTGGTCCGCCAATCCTCAAGCCGCTCCCCCGGCGTCCCGTAGATCAGATCCACGCTGGCCCTGAGACCCAAATCCCTGGCGGCGGCTACATCGGTGGCCACATTGGCCGGGGTATGAGTGCGGTCCAGGGTGGCCAGGACGCTGGGCACTGCTGACTGCATACCAAAGGACACCCGGTTGATGCCCCCTTGGAGCAGCTGCTCCAGGTAGGCCCGATCCACGGTGTCAGGGTTGGCCTCGGTGGTGATTTCGGCCCCCGGGGTCAACCCCCAGAGGTCGGCCACGGCCTCGACCATGCGCACCAGATCCTGGGCAGGCAGAATGGTGGGCGTTCCGCCGCCGAAGAAGATGGTGGACACGGGCGGCTCTATCAGGCCCCGGGAAGTCTGCCAGGCGCGGACCATGCGCATCTCCTGAATGGCCAGGTCGGCGTAGTGCTCCCGGCTGGCGCCCCCGCCCAGGTCCCGGGCCGTGTAGGTGTTGAAGTCACAGTATCCGCAGCGGCGCATGCAGAAGGGCACATGGATGTAGACCTGGTAGGATCCCACCCGTTCAGCCCTCCTTCTTGGCGGCAGCCCGGATCTTGTCCTTGGTGTCCCGATCCTGGGCCTGGCCCGTGCTCAGGGCGGCGATGAAGGCCTCCTGGGGCACTTCGACATGTCCCAGCATCTTCATGCGCTTCTTGCCAGCCTTCTGCTTCTCGAGCAGCTTGCGCTTGCGGGTGATGTCGCCCCCGTAGCACTTGGCCAGCACGTCCTTGCGCAGGGCGCTGATGGTCTCGCGAGCGATAATCCGCGACCCTATGGCCGCTTGGATGGGGATCTCGAACTGCTGACGCGGAATCAGCTTGCGCAGTTTCTTGGTCATCATCACCCCGTAGGCGTAGGCCTTGTCCTTGTGGACGATGGCCGAGAAGGCATCGATCTTCTCCCCCTGGATGAGGATATCCACCTTGACCAGGTCGGCGGACTGAGTGCCGTCGGGCTGGTAGTCCAGGCTGGCGTAGCCCTTGGTCCGGCTCTTCAGCTGGTCGAAGAAGTCGAAGACGATCTCGGCCAGGGGCATACGGTAGTGCATCTCGACGCGCTCGGGGCTCAGGTACTCCATGGTTCCCATCTGCCCGCGATGGTCCTGGCAGAGCTCCATGACCGGTCCGATGAACTCCTTAGGAGTGATGATGTCGGCGCTGACCACGGGCTCCAGAATCTGGCGAACCTTGCCATCGGGGAACTCGCTGGGGTTGGTCACCGTGTGCTTGCTGCCGTCCTCCATAGTCACCTGGTAGGTGACGTTGGGGGCCG
It encodes the following:
- a CDS encoding ABC transporter ATP-binding protein — its product is MAKNLSVNTGSQAVGAHRHTVGRLVRYLLVSPWRVIVMVLAGMTAVAMIVIGPKVMGEATNVLFEGLLGSMLVKMGAKPGTPKQAVVTYLQSRGQDKFARMIDSMNVQVGVGIDWGRFGTILMFVIGIYLISILVRLVQNFLMTRLVSDAVYTMRRQIEDKLDRLPLQYFDRTPRGEVMSRTTNDIDNISGTLQQILGELLFSVFSIIGAFIMMLTISPLLTLIAFIIIPVMALCAGIILKKTQPQFTRQWIRTGQVNSHVEEMFSGHMVVRAFGHQRKAEEEFEERNQELYQASFKASFFSALVTPMSTFFGNLSFVIVVIVGGVHVLNGSMSLGGLQAFTQYTRQASQPIGQLASMGTMLQSSLASCRRVFDFLDEAEEMPDIEHPDHLGQETGGKVEGHVRFDHVRFSYDPAEPLIKDLSIEAKPGQTIAIVGPTGAGKTTLVNLLMRFYEIQGGRITIDGVDTSRVTRQDLRSHFGMVLQDTWLFDGTVRDNLLYGLGEGQTIPEQTMIEGAKATHVDEFIRKLPQGYDTVLNEDSSELSQGERQLMTICRAFLSDPDILILDEATSSVDTRTELLVQQAMNTLRKGRTSFVIAHRLSTIRDADLILVVNHGSVVEQGTHDQLLERGGAYASLYNSQFTKGEED
- a CDS encoding ABC transporter ATP-binding protein, encoding MIKIWTRYLRPYWLQVAVLVLFQVAQTALNLYLPNLQADIIDKGVAVGDQNAIYRIGWQMMGITAIQIVANVVAVYCATRLAMRMGYELRRDLFASVEGFSLNEIERFSAGSLITRTTNDVQQMQMTTMQTLMIILQAPVMLIGGLILALRQDGPLTWSLAVIVPLVLLVALVLMGRMGPLFTRLQNMLDSVNRLVREQISGVRVIRAFVREKTEAARFDRANRDVYGVLISTGRLMSMMVPLMWFLLNMSNVAIMWFGGRRIDSGAMQIGALQAFIQYLMIILSGLMMAAMMSVMLPRAAVAARRINEVLEATSEITAPEHPYRNEHPQGLLEFKHVDFSYPGAQDPVLSDISFTARPGTTTALIGATGSGRSTIIRLANRMFDVTDGQVLVDGHDVREYDPDRLALIFGPVPQKATLFTGTIRDNMHYGDPDADDDRIWQALRIAQAEDFVREIPEGLDARVAEGGTNFSGGQKQRLCMARAILRNPRIYTFDDSFSALDMTTDRALHEALVPVTREATQIVVAQRAASIRQADQILVLARGRIVGRGTHDQLMEDCPTYQEIVQSQGGQGPDVEELSIDEGRAE
- a CDS encoding ABC transporter ATP-binding protein, whose product is MGESVAEKQAVLMHHVGFRRQGRVILDDVDLEVGQGQKWVLFGPNGVGKSTLVAMMSTRGFPSSGSVDILGNRLGKVNVFSYRHRIGLASAGLAKTISPQEDPYDVVLTAFSDTTGRWKETFTPDQEEATLALMDRFGIAYLKGKRMYRLSEGERGRVLICRALMANPDLLILDEPTTGLDLGGRELVLRALSDIGREDKDRTVILVTHRLEEIPPGFDRIAMMGRRPADTEDTGDPDPGTIVYQGPLEGGLTGPRLSELFGLDLTVVHRGGRWGAFAV
- a CDS encoding DUF2975 domain-containing protein translates to MTNRAERRAQAKRSRRGGSDDRRMTAKGRAGVMDERALQERSRRLEAGQGAEWKPAGHTDDLLQKDSVDPNDRNPRLLKAPSGVRQWLRILVWALIICSGLAFLVCMWLPHVPIWATIAIAAVFCLGVLGLFLVGGNRDNPRLDSYGTAL